In the Topomyia yanbarensis strain Yona2022 chromosome 3, ASM3024719v1, whole genome shotgun sequence genome, one interval contains:
- the LOC131687175 gene encoding uncharacterized protein K02A2.6-like — protein MVAMKRRLRQKVWWPQMDKQVEAYVKKCKNCTLVSTPHPPEPLCRTELPEKAWADLAIDFVGPLPTGHNLLVIVDYFSRFTEVIIMRQITANMTVKALHETFCRFGMPESIKTDNGPQFISSELHNFCKEFNIEHRKTTPYWPQANGEVERINRCIGKRLKISHETTGADWQWDLRSFVLMHNSTPHSTTGVAPSILMFGRKLKDKLPGLLMKNSSILEEIQDRDHVQKMKGAEYADKRRMAKLNDISQGDTVVTKRIQRENKLSTTFDPEEYIVITRRGSDVTLKSTETGKIIHRNVAQLKKLATGNNSDTKHNTESHTTSIQSNTQQSFPNEAETNQSVMEKANRNEQVSSDVSSTSNGSKLCARRESKHPSYLKDYKVNSLIN, from the coding sequence ATGGTAGCCATGAAACGGAGACTTCGTCAAAAGGTATGGTGGCCACAGATGGATAAGCAAGTTGAAGCATACGTGAAAAAGTGTAAAAATTGCACTCTTGTTTCTACGCCGCACCCACCCGAACCGTTGTGTCGAACCGAACTACCGGAAAAAGCATGGGCGGACCTTGCAATCGATTTCGTTGGGCCACTACCAACTGGACATAACTTACTGGTGATTGTCGACTACTTCAGCCGTTTCACGGAAGTGATCATCATGAGGCAAATTACTGCAAACATGACTGTAAAGGCACTTCACGAAACGTTTTGCCGTTTCGGAATGCCGGAATCTATTAAAACCGATAATGGTCCCCAATTTATTAGTAGCGAACTACATAATTTTTGCAAAGAATTTAACATTGAACACAGGAAAACAACTCCGTATTGGCCTCAAGCCAATGGGGAAGTTGAGCGAATCAACCGATGCATcggaaaaagattgaaaatcagTCATGAGACAACTGGAGCAGATTGGCAATGGGATCTCAGATCGTTCGTGCTCATGCATAACTCAACACCACATTCTACGACAGGCGTCGCTCCATCAATTCTGATGTTCGGTAGGAAACTTAAGGACAAACTACCAGGACTGTTGATGAAAAATTCTAGTATTCTGGAAGAAATTCAAGACCGCGATCACGTACAGAAAATGAAAGGGGCGGAATATGCCGATAAGAGGCGCATGGCAAAATTGAACGATATATCTCAAGGGGATACGGTAGTAACGAAACGGATTCAAAGGGAGAATAAACTTTCAACTACGTTTGACCCGGAAGAATACATTGTTATCACCCGTAGAGGTTCAGACGTAACTCTGAAATCCACGGAAACCGGTAAGATTATTCATCGAAATGTGGCTCAACTAAAGAAACTTGCCACAGGAAACAATAGCGACACTAAACACAATACAGAGAGCCACACAACATCCATTCAATCCAATACGCAACAATCGTTTCCAAACGAAGCTGAAACAAACCAATCAGTCATGGAAAAGGCTAACCGCAATGAACAGGTATCATCTGACGTTTCCAGCACCAGTAATGGATCGAAGCTTTGCGCTAGGCGAGAAAGTAAACATCCATCATATTTAAAAGATTATAAAGTTAATAGTTTAATCAATTAG